A window of the Candidatus Neomarinimicrobiota bacterium genome harbors these coding sequences:
- a CDS encoding acyl carrier protein, whose amino-acid sequence MSTFEKVRDVIVEKLGVDAAKITEDASFIDDLGADSLDTVELIMQFEEVFDIEIPDEDAETITTVGKAVQYVDSKLG is encoded by the coding sequence ATGTCAACCTTTGAAAAAGTACGTGATGTTATCGTCGAAAAATTAGGTGTTGATGCTGCAAAAATCACTGAAGATGCTTCATTTATTGATGATCTAGGTGCTGACTCACTTGATACTGTTGAACTCATTATGCAGTTTGAAGAAGTCTTCGATATTGAAATTCCCGATGAAGATGCTGAAACCATCACAACTGTTGGGAAGGCCGTTCAGTACGTAGACAGTAAGCTTGGATAA
- the fabG gene encoding 3-oxoacyl-ACP reductase FabG, translating to MIDYQGKVVIVTGSTRGIGHQIALTFAELGAKVVISSRKSEDCQRVQQEFEALGYTCLGVAADVSSMEDCKALSAAALETFGQVDVLVNNAGVTRDNLMMRMKEDQWDDIMNINLKSVFNMSQSLLRNFLKLRGGRIINITSVVGQMGNAGQANYAASKAGIIGFTKSLAKEVGSRGITVNAVAPGYIATDMTDAITDEAKEKLFAQIPLGRIGEPQDVANLVAFLGSQQAGYITGQVFNVDGGLVMQG from the coding sequence ATGATTGATTATCAGGGAAAAGTTGTAATTGTTACGGGGTCTACCAGAGGTATTGGCCACCAGATAGCATTGACCTTCGCCGAATTAGGGGCCAAGGTGGTTATCAGTAGCCGAAAAAGTGAGGATTGTCAACGGGTTCAGCAAGAATTTGAAGCACTGGGATATACTTGTCTCGGTGTGGCTGCTGATGTTTCATCCATGGAAGATTGTAAAGCCTTGAGTGCAGCTGCCCTGGAAACTTTTGGCCAGGTAGATGTGTTGGTTAACAATGCCGGAGTCACCAGAGACAATCTCATGATGCGTATGAAAGAAGATCAATGGGATGATATCATGAATATCAATCTTAAAAGTGTCTTCAATATGTCTCAGTCTTTGTTAAGAAATTTTTTGAAATTGCGAGGGGGTCGCATTATTAATATTACTTCCGTTGTTGGACAAATGGGAAATGCAGGACAAGCCAATTATGCTGCCTCGAAGGCTGGTATTATTGGGTTTACCAAGTCTCTGGCGAAGGAAGTTGGGTCAAGAGGAATCACTGTGAATGCCGTTGCACCTGGTTATATTGCCACCGATATGACAGACGCGATCACAGATGAAGCCAAGGAAAAACTGTTTGCACAGATCCCTTTGGGTCGTATTGGAGAACCGCAGGATGTTGCCAATCTGGTAGCTTTTCTGGGGTCACAGCAAGCTGGATATATCACAGGTCAGGTCTTCAATGTTGACGGCGGCCTGGTCATGCAAGGATAG
- the fabD gene encoding ACP S-malonyltransferase, with product MKRALVFPGQASQYVGMGQDIFDKHQSIKDMYAQASDILGFDVADVSFNGPLEALTKTKVTQPALFVASTALFSLLPKSYEFSMTAGHSLGEFSALFAAGVLSFEDALAIVKVRAEGMQTAGENQTGTMAAILNMSREDVLRVCKHAALRGIVQPANYNSPGQIVISGETVAVHYAMEIAKNLGARKALALNVSGAFHSPLMAAAKEDLSAIIEKTKFNKARVPVVANVDAKPTSDPKKIKANLIDQLQSPVLWEDTVQYMVNDGVDEIVEIGPGKVLQGLVKRISRDMVTGGIANQEQLEALS from the coding sequence ATGAAACGCGCTCTCGTATTTCCAGGACAGGCCTCCCAATATGTTGGAATGGGACAGGACATATTTGACAAACATCAATCGATAAAGGATATGTATGCCCAAGCCAGTGATATCCTTGGCTTTGATGTAGCTGATGTAAGTTTTAACGGTCCCCTGGAAGCTTTGACAAAAACCAAGGTGACCCAGCCAGCCCTGTTTGTCGCGTCAACTGCTCTTTTTTCCCTCCTGCCAAAGTCCTATGAATTTTCCATGACAGCCGGTCATAGTCTTGGTGAATTCTCCGCTCTATTTGCAGCTGGTGTGCTGAGTTTTGAAGATGCTCTCGCTATCGTGAAGGTACGCGCAGAGGGAATGCAAACTGCTGGAGAAAATCAAACTGGAACCATGGCAGCCATTTTGAATATGTCTCGTGAAGATGTCCTCAGAGTGTGCAAACATGCCGCCTTACGTGGTATCGTCCAACCGGCAAACTATAATTCGCCTGGACAGATTGTCATTTCAGGTGAAACAGTGGCTGTACACTATGCCATGGAGATCGCTAAAAATTTAGGGGCTCGCAAGGCCTTGGCCCTGAATGTGAGCGGTGCTTTCCACTCGCCTCTCATGGCAGCAGCCAAAGAGGATCTCAGTGCCATCATAGAGAAAACAAAATTCAATAAAGCTCGGGTTCCAGTCGTCGCCAATGTGGATGCTAAACCCACATCAGATCCCAAAAAAATCAAAGCCAATCTGATTGACCAACTCCAGAGTCCTGTCCTCTGGGAGGATACGGTTCAATACATGGTCAATGATGGCGTTGATGAAATTGTTGAAATTGGTCCCGGGAAGGTTCTTCAGGGACTTGTTAAACGCATTAGTCGAGATATGGTAACTGGCGGAATCGCAAACCAGGAACAATTGGAGGCACTATCATGA